A DNA window from Setaria viridis chromosome 2, Setaria_viridis_v4.0, whole genome shotgun sequence contains the following coding sequences:
- the LOC140222050 gene encoding uncharacterized protein: protein MRTSILEFLHRLRRIEVTIMGHRAERHQGPTLTSECGCKAFSSPNKFNLMENVVSIYYGGTMERDEYGCVKFVGMQCEVVIFDEKPSFSELVARAREELHCHENDEITVEGILHLGSPLNIQRKMVPIRCAGQWEKYVRTVMNGHSPSVEVVVRPVGVDRNPRRFSRPMGQRAHFDPPVPEPVMDVDVAPTIPDAESAPNEVVGHGCRIVDDVADSPNEFLFTQNDPRDIPENVDVPLVDAQVQCGDGLRGSNSVEILNDEDAYEMGVDLDSDDDRPVGEMTESDIEMFRRIFPGRRDPIVHEFSDLTLSDQAFAEGRDDELLEAPEAGPSMVIEEGRVFKDLPALKRWLQAFAVIRKRPYKVLHSYAERRYTVVCDKERCPWRVCARKQNITGKWKITKVVGPHNCADHELTVRHPQLTSTLIAKRLMGILKEQPNMKVRTIIRIVEEIYGGYVITYGKAWRAKQRAWRMIYGDWESGYE, encoded by the exons atggagaacgtagtgagcatatattacGGAGGCACTAtggaaagggatgaatatggatgtgttaagtttgttggcatgcagtgcgaggttgtcatattcgatgagaaaccatcgtttagtgagttggttgcaagggctcgggaggagttacattgtcatgaaaatgatgaaatcacagtcgagggcatacttcacctaggttcccctctcaacattcaaaggaagatggtcccaattcggtgtgcaggtcagtgggagaaatatgtgaggacggttatgaatggtcattccccaagtgttgaagtggttgttcgtccggtgggagttgatcgaaatcctcgtcggttttcccgaccaatgggtcaacgggcacatttcgatcctcccgtcccagaacctgttatggacgtggatgttgcacctactattcccgatgctgaatctgcccctaatgaagtagttggacatggttgtcggattgttgatgatgtggcggactctcctaatgagttccttttcactcagaatgatccga gagatattccagaaaatgtggatgtgcctctagttgatgcgcaagtgcaatgtggagatggattgcgcggctctaatagtgttgaaattttgaatgatgaagatgcatacgagatgggagtggatcttgattctgatgatgatcgtcctgttggagagatgacagagagtgatattgagatgttcaggcgtataTTCCCCggacgtcgtgatccgatagttcacgagtttagcgacctgactctttccgatcaggcgtttgcagaaggacgtgatgatgagctcctagaagctcctgaagctggtcctagtatggttattgaggagggtagggtatttaaggaccttcccgcattgaagagatggttgcaagcttttgcggtgatacggaagagaccgtacaaagtgttgcattcatatgcggagcgccgttacacagttgtgtgtgacaaggaacggtgtccatggagggtttgtgcaagaaagcaaaatatcaccgggaagtggaagatcacaaaagttgtcggtccacacaattgtgctgaccatgagcttacagtgagacatccgcagctaacatctaccctcattgcgaagcggttgatgggaatattgaaggaacaacccaacatgaaagtgagAACAATTATAAGAATtgttgaggagatttatggaggatatgtgataacttatggtaaagcttggagggctaagcagcgagcgtggaggatgatttatggggattgggagtctgggtacgagtag